The Manis javanica isolate MJ-LG chromosome 2, MJ_LKY, whole genome shotgun sequence genome contains a region encoding:
- the FGD3 gene encoding FYVE, RhoGEF and PH domain-containing protein 3 isoform X4 — protein sequence MGSIRRTRKRFSAEPPALQAAGGGRTWTDVASREPSACPLPSVELCTRKPPLGSESSALRMESGGGSPGPPAPIIALGMPDAGPGCCSVELPSTDQGKLQALPIGLGAHSGNPVPGSAGSQATAGDSPLDTGPTGGPSRGTKIPNWDSRIGSPSYSVAEGHIPREEGREVGSGHAVQGLLLARAPDDKALREEADSDVGEDSSEEPNPEDSPLRADVDPAKCSGPQKLLHIAQELLRTEETYVRRLHLLDQVFCARLTAAGIPPEVTTGIFSNISSIYRFHGQFLLPELRTRITEEWDTKPRLGDILQKLAPFLKMYGEYVKNFDRAVELVSSWTQRSLLFKDIVHGIQKQEVCGSLTLQHHMLEPVQRVPRYELLLKDYLLRLPGDAPDRRDAQRSLELISTAAKHSNAAIRKMEKMHKLLEVYERLGGEENIVNPANELIKEGHIQKLSAKSGAAQDRHLFLFNSMILYCVPKLRLMGQKFSVREKMDISDLQVQDVVKPNSAPTFILVGRKRSLELQTRTEEEKKEWIQVIQATMEQHKQNSQSFKAFSSSFGQDEATLTPEPPMVGPGFEEPVGAHGRGAAAATGMLTAAVHLLQPEPWRGSSKSRWDKEKQGCWSCGETFNSITKRKHRCKLCGVIICGKCSEFKAENGRQSRVCRGCFLMQPVAPTSLSLEVLPVSEHSTEDGQPLQALPLSSCTVSVDPAEGLHTGVCGGCAQPCRPCT from the exons GACAAGAAAAAGATTCTCAGCGgagcccccagccctgcaggcTGCTGGAGGTGGCCGAACCTGGACGGATGTGGCCAGCAGGGAACCTAGCGCCTGCCCATTGCCCTCAGTGGAGCTGTGTACCAG GAAGCCCCCACTCGGCTCAGAGAGCTCAGCTTTGAGGATGGAGTCAGGAGGGGGATCTCCAGGGCCCCCTGCCCCCATTATTGCCCTAGGGATGCCAGATGCCGGGCCTGGCTGTTGCTCTGTGGAGCTGCCGAGCACAGACCAGGGGAAGCTCCAAGCTCTGCCCATCGGGCTGGGTGCCCACAGTGGGAACCCTGTCCCCGGGAGTGCTGGCAGCCAGGCCACTGCAGGAGATAGCCCCCTGGACACAGGCCCCACTGGGGGGCCCAGCAGGGGCACAAAGATCCCTAACTGGGACAGCAGGATCGGCAGTCCATCCTATAGTGTGGCCGAGGGGCACATCCCCCGCgaggaaggcagggaggtgggCTCAGGCCACGCCGTCCAGGGGCTGCTCCTGGCGAGGGCCCCCGATGACAAAGCCCTGCGGGAGGAGGCCGACAGTGACGTGGGTGAGGACAGCAGCGAGGAGCCCAATCCTGAGGACAGCCCCCTGAGGGCTGACGTGGACCCTGCCAAG TGCTCTGGGCCCCAGAAGCTGCTCCACATTGCCCAGGAGCTCCTGCGCACCGAGGAGACCTATGTGAGGCGGCTGCACCTGCTAGACCAG GTCTTCTGTGCCCGGCTGACAGCAGCAGGAATCCCCCCGGAAGTCACCACGGGCATTTTCTCCAACATCTCCTCCATCTACCGCTTCCACGGGCAGTTCCTCCTGCCTGAGCTGCGCACGCGGATCActgaggagtg GGACACAAAGCCCCGGCTTGGAGACATCCTGCAGAAGCTGGCCCCATTCCTCAAGATGTATGGCGAGTATGTCAAGAACTTCGACAGGGCAGTGGAGCTGGTGAGCTCCTGGACTCAGCGCTCACTGTTGTTCAAGGACATCGTGCACGGCATCCAG AAGCAGGAGGTGTGTGGGAGTCTGACGCTGCAGCACCACATGCTGGAGCCTGTGCAGAGGGTGCCCCGCTATGAGCTGCTGCTCAAGGACTACCTGCTGAGGCTCCCAGGGGATGCCCCTGACCGGAGAGACGCACAGA GATCCTTGGAGCTCATCTCCACAGCCGCCAAGCACTCCAACGCTGCCATTCGGAAAATG GAGAAGATGCACAAGCTCCTGGAGGTGTACGAGcggctgggaggggaggagaacATTGTCAACCCTGCCAACGAGCTCATCAAGGAGGGCCACATTCAGAAGCTGTCGGCCAAGAGTGGCGCAGCCCAGGACCGCCACCTCTTCCTG TTCAACAGCATGATCCTTTACTGCGTGCCCAAACTGCGGCTCATGGGGCAAAAATTCAGTGTCCGGGAGAAGATGGACATTTCGGACCTCCAG GTGCAGGATGTCGTCAAGCCGAACTCAGCCCCCACTTTCATCCTAGTGGGAAGGAAAAGGTCCCTGGAGCTGCAAACACG gacagaagaggagaagaaagaatggaTTCAG GTCATCCAGGCCACCATGGAGCAGCACAAGCAGAACAGTCAGAGCTTCAAGGCCTTCAGCAGCTCCTTCGGCCAGGATGAGGCCACTCTCACTCCAGAACCCCCT ATGGTGGGCCCTGGCTTTGAGGAGCCCGTGGGGGCCCATGGCAGAGGGGCGGCTGCAGCG ACTGGGATGCTGACTGCAGCCGTTCACCTCCTGCAGCCTGAGCCCTGGAGGGGGTCCTCTAAGAGCAGGTGGGACAAGGAGAAGCAGGGCTGCTGGAGCTGTGGGGAGACCTTCAACTCCATCACCAAGAGGAAGCACCGCTGCAAGCTATGCGGGGTG ATCATTTGTGGGAAGTGCTCTGAGTTCAAGGCTGAGAATGGCAGGCAGAGCCGTGTCTGCCGAGGGTGTTTCCTGATGCAGCCGGTGGCTCCCACGAGCCTGAGCCTCGAGGTGCTGCCTGTGTCCGAGCACAGCACAGAG GATGGCCAGCCACTGCAGGCCCTGCCCCTCTCCAGCTGCACAGTGAGCGTGGACCCTGCGGAGGGGCTGCACACAGGCGTGTGTGGCGGCTGCGCCCAGCCCTGCAGGCCCTGTACCTGA
- the FGD3 gene encoding FYVE, RhoGEF and PH domain-containing protein 3 isoform X6 — MESGGGSPGPPAPIIALGMPDAGPGCCSVELPSTDQGKLQALPIGLGAHSGNPVPGSAGSQATAGDSPLDTGPTGGPSRGTKIPNWDSRIGSPSYSVAEGHIPREEGREVGSGHAVQGLLLARAPDDKALREEADSDVGEDSSEEPNPEDSPLRADVDPAKCSGPQKLLHIAQELLRTEETYVRRLHLLDQVFCARLTAAGIPPEVTTGIFSNISSIYRFHGQFLLPELRTRITEEWDTKPRLGDILQKLAPFLKMYGEYVKNFDRAVELVSSWTQRSLLFKDIVHGIQKQEVCGSLTLQHHMLEPVQRVPRYELLLKDYLLRLPGDAPDRRDAQRSLELISTAAKHSNAAIRKMEKMHKLLEVYERLGGEENIVNPANELIKEGHIQKLSAKSGAAQDRHLFLFNSMILYCVPKLRLMGQKFSVREKMDISDLQVQDVVKPNSAPTFILVGRKRSLELQTRTEEEKKEWIQVIQATMEQHKQNSQSFKAFSSSFGQDEATLTPEPPMVGPGFEEPVGAHGRGAAAATGMLTAAVHLLQPEPWRGSSKSRWDKEKQGCWSCGETFNSITKRKHRCKLCGVIICGKCSEFKAENGRQSRVCRGCFLMQPVAPTSLSLEVLPVSEHSTEDGQPLQALPLSSCTVSVDPAEGLHTGVCGGCAQPCRPCT, encoded by the exons ATGGAGTCAGGAGGGGGATCTCCAGGGCCCCCTGCCCCCATTATTGCCCTAGGGATGCCAGATGCCGGGCCTGGCTGTTGCTCTGTGGAGCTGCCGAGCACAGACCAGGGGAAGCTCCAAGCTCTGCCCATCGGGCTGGGTGCCCACAGTGGGAACCCTGTCCCCGGGAGTGCTGGCAGCCAGGCCACTGCAGGAGATAGCCCCCTGGACACAGGCCCCACTGGGGGGCCCAGCAGGGGCACAAAGATCCCTAACTGGGACAGCAGGATCGGCAGTCCATCCTATAGTGTGGCCGAGGGGCACATCCCCCGCgaggaaggcagggaggtgggCTCAGGCCACGCCGTCCAGGGGCTGCTCCTGGCGAGGGCCCCCGATGACAAAGCCCTGCGGGAGGAGGCCGACAGTGACGTGGGTGAGGACAGCAGCGAGGAGCCCAATCCTGAGGACAGCCCCCTGAGGGCTGACGTGGACCCTGCCAAG TGCTCTGGGCCCCAGAAGCTGCTCCACATTGCCCAGGAGCTCCTGCGCACCGAGGAGACCTATGTGAGGCGGCTGCACCTGCTAGACCAG GTCTTCTGTGCCCGGCTGACAGCAGCAGGAATCCCCCCGGAAGTCACCACGGGCATTTTCTCCAACATCTCCTCCATCTACCGCTTCCACGGGCAGTTCCTCCTGCCTGAGCTGCGCACGCGGATCActgaggagtg GGACACAAAGCCCCGGCTTGGAGACATCCTGCAGAAGCTGGCCCCATTCCTCAAGATGTATGGCGAGTATGTCAAGAACTTCGACAGGGCAGTGGAGCTGGTGAGCTCCTGGACTCAGCGCTCACTGTTGTTCAAGGACATCGTGCACGGCATCCAG AAGCAGGAGGTGTGTGGGAGTCTGACGCTGCAGCACCACATGCTGGAGCCTGTGCAGAGGGTGCCCCGCTATGAGCTGCTGCTCAAGGACTACCTGCTGAGGCTCCCAGGGGATGCCCCTGACCGGAGAGACGCACAGA GATCCTTGGAGCTCATCTCCACAGCCGCCAAGCACTCCAACGCTGCCATTCGGAAAATG GAGAAGATGCACAAGCTCCTGGAGGTGTACGAGcggctgggaggggaggagaacATTGTCAACCCTGCCAACGAGCTCATCAAGGAGGGCCACATTCAGAAGCTGTCGGCCAAGAGTGGCGCAGCCCAGGACCGCCACCTCTTCCTG TTCAACAGCATGATCCTTTACTGCGTGCCCAAACTGCGGCTCATGGGGCAAAAATTCAGTGTCCGGGAGAAGATGGACATTTCGGACCTCCAG GTGCAGGATGTCGTCAAGCCGAACTCAGCCCCCACTTTCATCCTAGTGGGAAGGAAAAGGTCCCTGGAGCTGCAAACACG gacagaagaggagaagaaagaatggaTTCAG GTCATCCAGGCCACCATGGAGCAGCACAAGCAGAACAGTCAGAGCTTCAAGGCCTTCAGCAGCTCCTTCGGCCAGGATGAGGCCACTCTCACTCCAGAACCCCCT ATGGTGGGCCCTGGCTTTGAGGAGCCCGTGGGGGCCCATGGCAGAGGGGCGGCTGCAGCG ACTGGGATGCTGACTGCAGCCGTTCACCTCCTGCAGCCTGAGCCCTGGAGGGGGTCCTCTAAGAGCAGGTGGGACAAGGAGAAGCAGGGCTGCTGGAGCTGTGGGGAGACCTTCAACTCCATCACCAAGAGGAAGCACCGCTGCAAGCTATGCGGGGTG ATCATTTGTGGGAAGTGCTCTGAGTTCAAGGCTGAGAATGGCAGGCAGAGCCGTGTCTGCCGAGGGTGTTTCCTGATGCAGCCGGTGGCTCCCACGAGCCTGAGCCTCGAGGTGCTGCCTGTGTCCGAGCACAGCACAGAG GATGGCCAGCCACTGCAGGCCCTGCCCCTCTCCAGCTGCACAGTGAGCGTGGACCCTGCGGAGGGGCTGCACACAGGCGTGTGTGGCGGCTGCGCCCAGCCCTGCAGGCCCTGTACCTGA